The proteins below are encoded in one region of Pseudonocardia sp. DSM 110487:
- a CDS encoding RNA polymerase sigma factor, producing MNDQPIEDLLRRMAPQVLGVLVRRYGDFAAAEDAVQEALIVAAQHWPRDGVPEHPHAWLIRTATRKLVDEHRAAAARRRREENVALEPAAAPVPDADDTLRLLVLCCHPVLTPSSAVALTLRAVGGLTTAEIAAVFLVPEQTMGTRISRAKAKVAEAGARFTLPEHDERGRRVQAVLRVLYVMFTEAHTSSGGAGLHRVDLAAEAIRLTRMLQTALPADPEVTGLLALLLLTDARRPARTGPDGELVPLAEQDRTRWDRAAIVEGIGLAVAARRAGVVGEYQLQASIAAVHDAAPTAADTDWAQIRVLYELLERVTDNPVVTLNRAVAVAMTDGVGAGLALLDEVAPRLAGHHRLDAVRAHLLEEAGDSAAAARHYAAAAARAVNLPERQYLTMRAARLRSL from the coding sequence GTGAACGACCAGCCGATCGAGGACCTGCTGCGCCGGATGGCGCCGCAGGTCCTCGGCGTGCTCGTGCGGCGCTACGGCGACTTCGCCGCCGCCGAGGACGCGGTCCAGGAGGCGCTGATCGTCGCCGCCCAGCACTGGCCCCGGGACGGGGTGCCCGAGCATCCGCACGCGTGGCTGATTCGTACCGCCACCCGCAAGCTCGTCGACGAGCACCGCGCGGCGGCTGCCCGGCGCCGTCGCGAGGAGAACGTCGCGCTGGAACCCGCGGCCGCCCCCGTCCCGGACGCCGACGACACGCTGCGGCTGCTGGTGCTGTGCTGCCATCCGGTGCTCACGCCCAGCTCGGCCGTCGCGCTGACGCTGCGCGCGGTCGGCGGGCTGACCACGGCCGAGATCGCCGCGGTGTTCCTCGTGCCGGAGCAGACCATGGGCACCCGCATCAGCCGGGCGAAGGCCAAGGTCGCCGAGGCCGGAGCGCGGTTCACCCTGCCGGAGCACGACGAGCGCGGCCGGCGCGTGCAAGCGGTGCTGCGGGTTCTCTACGTGATGTTCACCGAGGCGCACACCAGCAGCGGCGGAGCCGGGCTGCACCGCGTCGACCTGGCCGCCGAGGCGATCCGGCTGACCCGGATGCTGCAGACCGCGCTGCCCGCCGACCCCGAGGTGACGGGCCTGCTGGCCCTGCTCCTGCTCACCGACGCCCGCCGCCCCGCGCGCACCGGGCCCGATGGCGAGCTCGTCCCGCTCGCCGAGCAGGACCGCACGCGCTGGGACCGCGCCGCGATCGTCGAGGGCATCGGGCTGGCGGTGGCGGCGCGCCGCGCCGGGGTGGTGGGGGAGTACCAGCTGCAGGCATCCATCGCTGCGGTGCACGACGCCGCCCCGACCGCCGCCGACACCGACTGGGCCCAGATCCGGGTCCTTTACGAGCTGCTCGAACGTGTCACCGACAACCCGGTCGTCACGCTCAACCGAGCCGTCGCCGTCGCCATGACCGACGGGGTGGGCGCCGGGCTCGCGCTGCTCGACGAGGTCGCTCCGCGGCTGGCCGGGCACCACCGCCTCGACGCCGTCCGCGCGCATCTGCTGGAAGAGGCGGGGGACTCGGCCGCCGCCGCCCGGCACTACGCCGCCGCTGCCGCCCGCGCGGTGAACCTCCCCGAGCGGCAGTACCTCACGATGCGGGCGGCCCGGCTGCGATCGCTATGA
- a CDS encoding HPF/RaiA family ribosome-associated protein, whose product MSGEGPAPADVVVELHGPIGEDLRGYAGKKAAAVLARADRRVLFCRVRVSRPAPPTRGRPVTATANVDLEGTLLHVRCTGSTPREAVDRLVDRLAERLRRAALHWEARRGRMYHGEPHEWRHGFPGGRGSGEKENR is encoded by the coding sequence ATGAGTGGAGAAGGCCCGGCACCCGCGGACGTGGTGGTCGAGTTGCACGGCCCGATCGGCGAGGACCTGCGCGGGTACGCGGGGAAGAAGGCCGCCGCCGTACTGGCCCGGGCCGATCGCAGGGTCTTGTTCTGCCGCGTGCGCGTGTCCCGCCCGGCACCGCCCACCCGGGGCCGTCCCGTCACCGCGACGGCGAACGTCGATCTCGAGGGAACGTTGCTGCACGTGCGGTGCACGGGTTCGACGCCGAGGGAAGCGGTCGACCGACTGGTGGACCGGCTCGCCGAGCGGCTGCGGCGGGCCGCGTTGCACTGGGAGGCCCGCCGCGGGCGGATGTACCACGGCGAGCCACACGAATGGCGGCACGGCTTCCCGGGCGGGCGGGGATCGGGGGAGAAGGAGAACCGGTGA
- a CDS encoding DUF2157 domain-containing protein — protein MNDGADLADRLRRWVGSGLITPDQAERILAAEQPVERPSRAPLVAEALGYVGGVLVLIGAVTATDRYWSQIGVGGRLGIAFGAAALLLATGAFVPARRADVGRRLRGVCWLVSAALFGTGLALLGDEVLDLPSESVTLLAAAGTAAYAAVLWWRHRGVLQQAALLAALAVAAASAVVHLPNGDDDPVTGLAVWGVGVGWSVLGWGRVIAARTAAYVLGGAAVVLGAQFTVEAGWVAALAVASVVALVAAGAWLRELVLLGVGAVGTLITVPAVLGQYFPDTLTVPLALVGCGALLVAAAAYTARLRRAAAPPRRQAEGTRVAALAAVIVVVVAVVVAVLALGR, from the coding sequence TTGAACGACGGCGCTGACCTGGCCGATCGTCTCCGGCGCTGGGTCGGGAGCGGCCTGATCACCCCGGATCAGGCGGAGCGGATCCTCGCGGCGGAACAGCCCGTCGAGCGGCCGTCCCGGGCGCCGCTGGTGGCCGAGGCGCTCGGTTACGTCGGCGGGGTGCTGGTGCTCATCGGCGCCGTGACCGCCACCGACCGGTACTGGTCGCAGATCGGTGTCGGCGGACGGCTGGGCATCGCCTTCGGTGCCGCCGCGCTGCTGCTCGCCACCGGTGCCTTCGTCCCGGCTCGGCGCGCCGATGTGGGGCGAAGGCTGCGCGGCGTCTGCTGGCTGGTGTCGGCGGCCCTGTTCGGTACCGGTCTCGCCCTGCTGGGTGACGAGGTCCTGGATCTGCCAAGCGAGTCCGTCACGCTGCTGGCCGCCGCGGGCACCGCCGCCTACGCCGCGGTGTTGTGGTGGCGCCACCGCGGCGTCCTGCAGCAGGCCGCGCTGCTCGCGGCTCTCGCCGTCGCGGCGGCATCGGCCGTCGTGCACCTGCCGAACGGCGACGACGACCCGGTGACGGGCCTCGCGGTGTGGGGGGTCGGCGTCGGGTGGTCGGTGCTGGGCTGGGGCCGCGTGATCGCCGCGCGGACCGCGGCGTACGTACTGGGCGGCGCCGCCGTCGTGCTCGGGGCGCAGTTCACCGTCGAGGCCGGGTGGGTCGCGGCGCTGGCCGTCGCGTCCGTGGTCGCGCTGGTGGCGGCCGGTGCGTGGCTGCGCGAGCTCGTGCTGCTCGGGGTCGGCGCGGTCGGCACCCTGATCACGGTGCCGGCGGTGCTCGGGCAGTACTTCCCGGACACGCTCACCGTTCCCCTCGCGCTGGTGGGATGCGGGGCGCTCCTCGTGGCCGCGGCGGCCTACACCGCACGCCTGCGCCGCGCCGCCGCGCCGCCGAGGAGACAGGCCGAGGGCACGAGGGTGGCCGCACTCGCCGCGGTGATCGTCGTCGTGGTGGCGGTGGTCGTCGCCGTGCTCGCGCTCGGCCGGTAG
- a CDS encoding TROVE domain-containing protein, with translation MDPLTAVTTRQTPQTEPADARQKPNAAGGYAFALGDDARVHRFLVLGTDGGTYYTSERELTKDNAEVVLRAARERGEWLVAQVVAVSTAGRAPRQNPAIFALAAASALADDAGRKAAFAALPAVCRTGTHLFLFARYVEQFRGWGRGLRRAVAGWYLDRPVDDVAYQAVKYRQREGWSHRDLLRLAHPDTDDAARRDLFRWIVADEPAADVPPLVSAFVAAQTASIPELIELIGAHPLSWEMLPDTALGRPEVWRALVEKGMPQTALMRQLPRLTRLGVLDGDTRRTVVAQLADADRLGKARVHPVNVLVALRTYASGRSARGDGEWRPDRRVVDALDAAFYAAFGTVEPAGKRTLIALDVSGSMTAPASGLPISCREASAALALVTMATEPDVDVVGFTSASRGGWGGPTVLSELPISPRQRLDDAIRAVSNLPFGGTDCALPILWAQEQGKAYDSFQVYTDNETWAGSTHPHQALRRYREHSGIDARLVVVGMTASDVSISDPNDPGSLDVAGFDAAVPNLIADFSRGDV, from the coding sequence GTGGACCCGCTCACCGCCGTCACCACCCGCCAGACCCCGCAGACCGAGCCCGCCGACGCCCGGCAGAAGCCGAACGCGGCGGGCGGCTACGCGTTCGCGCTCGGCGACGACGCGCGCGTGCACCGGTTCCTGGTGCTCGGCACCGACGGCGGCACCTACTACACCTCGGAGCGCGAGCTCACGAAGGACAACGCCGAGGTCGTGCTGCGTGCCGCACGCGAGCGGGGCGAGTGGCTGGTCGCGCAGGTCGTCGCCGTCTCCACCGCGGGCCGGGCGCCGCGCCAGAACCCCGCGATCTTCGCGCTCGCGGCCGCCTCGGCGCTCGCGGACGACGCGGGCCGCAAGGCCGCGTTCGCCGCGCTGCCCGCCGTGTGCCGCACCGGCACCCACCTGTTCCTGTTCGCCCGCTACGTCGAGCAGTTCCGCGGGTGGGGGCGCGGCCTGCGCAGGGCCGTCGCCGGGTGGTACCTCGACCGTCCGGTCGACGACGTTGCCTACCAGGCCGTGAAGTACCGGCAGCGGGAGGGCTGGTCGCACCGCGACCTGCTGCGCCTCGCCCACCCGGATACCGACGATGCGGCCCGCCGCGACCTGTTCCGGTGGATCGTCGCCGACGAGCCGGCCGCCGATGTCCCGCCGCTCGTGTCCGCGTTCGTCGCGGCGCAGACCGCGTCCATCCCCGAGCTGATCGAGCTGATCGGGGCGCACCCGCTGTCGTGGGAGATGCTCCCGGACACCGCGCTCGGCCGGCCCGAGGTGTGGCGCGCGCTGGTGGAGAAGGGCATGCCGCAGACCGCGCTCATGCGGCAGCTGCCCCGGCTCACCCGCCTCGGCGTGCTCGACGGCGACACCCGCCGCACCGTCGTCGCGCAGCTCGCCGACGCGGACCGGCTGGGGAAGGCCCGCGTGCACCCGGTGAACGTCCTCGTGGCGCTGCGCACGTACGCGAGCGGGCGCAGCGCGCGTGGCGACGGCGAGTGGCGCCCGGACCGCCGGGTCGTCGACGCGCTCGACGCCGCGTTCTACGCCGCGTTCGGCACGGTCGAGCCGGCCGGGAAGCGCACCCTGATCGCCCTGGACGTGTCCGGGTCGATGACCGCGCCAGCCTCGGGGCTGCCGATCTCCTGCCGGGAGGCGTCGGCCGCGCTCGCGCTCGTCACGATGGCCACCGAGCCGGACGTCGACGTCGTCGGGTTCACCAGCGCATCCCGTGGCGGCTGGGGCGGGCCGACGGTGCTCTCCGAGCTGCCGATCAGCCCGCGCCAACGCCTCGACGACGCGATCCGCGCCGTGTCGAACCTGCCGTTCGGCGGCACGGACTGCGCGTTGCCGATCCTGTGGGCGCAGGAGCAGGGGAAGGCGTACGACTCGTTCCAGGTGTACACCGACAACGAGACGTGGGCCGGCTCGACCCACCCGCACCAGGCGCTGCGGCGCTACCGGGAGCACAGCGGGATCGACGCCCGGCTCGTCGTGGTCGGCATGACCGCGTCAGATGTGAGTATCAGTGACCCGAACGATCCTGGGTCATTGGACGTCGCCGGGTTTGATGCCGCCGTCCCCAACCTGATCGCGGACTTCTCCCGCGGCGATGTCTGA
- a CDS encoding GAF domain-containing protein — translation MSDDLAAAHARRNGLAGLRLDELLHGVQERLAEIVQIRDQMQGLLDAVLAVATSLELDATLQRIVQSAVTLVDARYGALGVLAPDGGIARFITVGVDEETRTRMGRLPEGKGLLGQLILDPRPLRLAELSAHESSVGFPPNHPPMHSFVGVPVRVRDSVYGNLYLTEKQSGGEFTADDEVVLEALAAAAGIAVQNSDLFEQTRLRQAWLEASGEIRAELLSGATEADALGLVALRTQELTGSEATLIVLGPAGADEGFTVGAQRGMESVDLVGRAIDARDPLLREVVDGRTAVLAGSVGGLREAGDALLDFGPTVAVPLHSQDRVMGVLVALRRRETQPFQPSEVPLLTSFAEQATLALELGEKNRAQRQLAVFGDRDRIARDLHDRVIQRLFATGLQLQSTLRRSPDPAVQRRIQQAVDELDVTVREIRTSIFDLHTTGDGAAGGLRRRLLDTAADAAEGHGLSPSVRIAGAVDTLVPPEVGVHAVAVVREAVSNAARHAAARSVTLAIEAGEELLIEVTDDGCGIDPAAARSGLRNLEARAHECAGTFHVRPGPGGGTRLSWRVPLC, via the coding sequence ATGTCGGACGACCTCGCCGCGGCGCACGCGCGACGGAACGGCCTCGCGGGGCTGCGCCTCGACGAGCTGCTGCACGGCGTGCAGGAGCGGCTGGCCGAGATCGTCCAGATCCGCGACCAGATGCAGGGCCTCCTGGATGCCGTGCTCGCCGTCGCCACCAGTCTCGAACTGGACGCCACCCTGCAGCGCATCGTGCAGTCCGCCGTCACGCTCGTGGACGCGCGCTACGGGGCGCTCGGCGTGCTCGCGCCGGACGGCGGGATCGCCCGTTTCATCACGGTCGGGGTCGACGAGGAGACCCGCACACGGATGGGGCGGCTCCCCGAGGGCAAGGGGTTGCTCGGCCAGCTCATCCTGGATCCGCGGCCGCTGCGGCTCGCCGAGCTGAGCGCGCACGAGTCCTCCGTCGGCTTCCCACCCAACCACCCGCCCATGCACAGCTTCGTCGGCGTTCCGGTGCGGGTGCGGGACTCCGTGTACGGCAACCTCTACCTCACCGAGAAGCAGAGCGGCGGCGAGTTCACCGCCGACGACGAGGTGGTGCTCGAGGCACTCGCCGCCGCCGCGGGGATCGCGGTGCAGAACTCGGACCTCTTCGAGCAGACCAGGTTGCGGCAGGCGTGGCTGGAAGCCTCCGGGGAGATCCGGGCCGAGCTGCTGTCCGGCGCCACCGAGGCGGACGCGCTCGGTCTCGTGGCGCTGCGCACCCAGGAGCTGACCGGCTCGGAGGCCACGCTCATCGTGCTCGGGCCCGCAGGGGCCGACGAGGGCTTCACGGTCGGGGCGCAACGCGGCATGGAGAGCGTCGACCTGGTAGGACGCGCGATCGACGCGAGGGATCCGCTGCTGCGTGAGGTGGTCGACGGGCGCACCGCCGTGCTCGCGGGCAGCGTCGGAGGGCTGCGTGAGGCCGGTGATGCGCTCCTCGACTTCGGGCCCACCGTGGCGGTTCCGCTGCATTCGCAGGACCGGGTGATGGGAGTGCTGGTCGCGCTGCGCAGACGGGAGACGCAGCCGTTCCAGCCGAGCGAGGTACCGCTCCTCACCTCGTTCGCCGAACAGGCCACACTCGCGCTCGAGCTGGGGGAGAAGAACCGGGCGCAGCGGCAGCTCGCCGTGTTCGGCGACCGCGACCGCATCGCCCGCGACCTGCACGACCGCGTCATCCAGCGGCTGTTCGCCACCGGGCTGCAGCTGCAGAGCACGCTGCGGCGCAGCCCGGACCCCGCCGTGCAGCGGCGGATCCAGCAGGCGGTCGACGAGCTCGACGTGACGGTGCGGGAGATCCGCACGTCCATCTTCGACCTGCACACCACCGGCGACGGCGCCGCGGGCGGGCTCCGGCGCCGACTGCTGGACACCGCCGCCGATGCGGCCGAGGGGCACGGCCTGTCCCCGTCGGTGCGGATCGCAGGGGCCGTCGACACGCTCGTCCCGCCGGAGGTCGGTGTGCACGCGGTGGCGGTCGTGCGAGAAGCCGTGAGCAACGCGGCCCGGCACGCCGCGGCACGGTCGGTGACGCTCGCCATCGAGGCCGGTGAGGAGCTGTTGATCGAGGTCACGGACGACGGGTGCGGGATCGACCCGGCCGCGGCCCGCAGCGGGTTGCGCAACCTCGAGGCCAGGGCGCACGAGTGCGCAGGCACCTTCCACGTGCGCCCGGGACCGGGCGGCGGCACGCGGCTGAGCTGGCGGGTCCCGCTGTGCTGA
- a CDS encoding inositol monophosphatase family protein encodes MVTVNEARPTAPTTPAQPATLAGDEPADLRRVAEDIVTEAAEHLGKLPRPWDELGGTGVATKSTPTDVVTESDHAVESLIRERLGALRPGDVVVGEEHGSTAGESRTVWLVDPIDGTVNFLYGMPWYAISVAAVRDGVSVAGAVMEPASGRLWSAAAGEGATCDGRPLRVSGATDLSLSLLGTGFSYRPERRVRQVRMIGGMLPHVRDVRRAGSASLDLCAVAAGWADAYLEHGCNWWDWAAAALIAQEAGALVRTPGPTGSVPPDDGLGADALFAATPAIAEELAALAREHGAADV; translated from the coding sequence ATGGTCACCGTGAACGAGGCCCGTCCCACCGCTCCGACCACTCCCGCCCAGCCGGCGACGCTCGCCGGCGACGAGCCGGCCGACCTGCGCCGCGTCGCCGAGGACATCGTGACGGAGGCCGCCGAGCACCTCGGGAAGCTGCCGCGCCCATGGGACGAGCTCGGCGGCACGGGCGTGGCCACGAAGAGCACACCGACCGATGTCGTCACCGAATCCGACCACGCTGTCGAGTCCCTCATTCGCGAGCGGCTCGGCGCGCTCCGGCCCGGCGACGTCGTCGTGGGGGAGGAGCACGGGAGTACCGCGGGCGAGTCACGCACCGTCTGGCTCGTCGACCCGATCGACGGCACGGTCAACTTCCTGTACGGCATGCCGTGGTACGCGATCTCGGTCGCCGCCGTCCGCGACGGCGTGTCGGTGGCGGGTGCCGTGATGGAGCCGGCTTCCGGGCGGCTGTGGAGCGCCGCGGCGGGCGAGGGCGCCACCTGCGACGGGCGGCCGCTGCGGGTGTCCGGGGCCACCGACCTGTCGCTGTCGCTGCTCGGCACCGGGTTCTCCTACCGGCCCGAGCGCCGCGTACGGCAGGTACGCATGATCGGCGGCATGCTGCCGCACGTGCGGGACGTGCGGCGGGCCGGTTCCGCATCGCTCGACCTGTGCGCCGTCGCCGCAGGCTGGGCGGACGCCTACCTCGAGCACGGCTGCAACTGGTGGGACTGGGCGGCCGCCGCGCTGATCGCGCAGGAGGCGGGCGCCCTCGTGCGCACGCCGGGGCCGACGGGCAGCGTGCCCCCCGACGACGGGCTCGGAGCGGACGCCCTCTTCGCCGCCACCCCCGCTATTGCCGAGGAGCTCGCCGCGCTGGCCCGGGAGCACGGCGCAGCGGACGTCTGA
- a CDS encoding CBS domain-containing protein, whose product MKAVSIARAGAALLRIVLPGTGRSRARARATLAGRLGGYVAADVMTPRPYLAPGWWTVQALVEHLLGPDGPRHRAFPVVDVHGRLVGRLHLAEIAAIDPNTRPTTTVADVARPVPAALVVDRDMPLDHVLRRPHCRGRDIVVEHDGRVVGIIAMTDLQRTAELEALRSDAYGHGVPWNGSIGWE is encoded by the coding sequence GTGAAGGCGGTGTCGATCGCGCGGGCCGGTGCGGCGTTGCTGCGAATCGTGTTGCCGGGCACCGGCCGGTCGCGCGCCCGAGCGCGTGCAACGCTCGCCGGCCGGCTCGGCGGGTACGTCGCCGCCGACGTCATGACGCCCCGGCCCTACCTGGCGCCCGGGTGGTGGACGGTGCAGGCCCTCGTCGAGCACCTGCTCGGCCCGGACGGGCCCCGGCACCGCGCATTCCCGGTGGTCGACGTCCACGGACGGCTGGTCGGGCGCCTGCACCTCGCCGAGATCGCCGCGATCGATCCGAACACCCGCCCGACGACGACCGTCGCCGACGTGGCCCGTCCCGTACCGGCCGCGCTCGTCGTCGACCGCGACATGCCTCTCGATCACGTCCTGCGGCGTCCGCACTGCCGTGGCCGCGACATCGTCGTCGAGCACGACGGCCGCGTGGTCGGGATCATCGCCATGACGGACCTCCAGCGCACGGCCGAGCTGGAGGCCCTGCGGTCCGACGCATACGGTCACGGCGTGCCGTGGAACGGGTCGATCGGCTGGGAGTGA
- a CDS encoding RNA polymerase sigma factor has translation MRTSGPGATTGRSFGHPEHAQLQWRSTPKRDGPEDLTADAIRRGIAQHLVQQPELDVSRRTIERTQREGLVAAADSATRIDPTVDEAAGPAPARRSGKRSSASAKTGTTRSRSGATKGGAAKPAAKSTKKADPAAEGEPTDLDGEVELADAEVGELEDVEVELEADLADDVAEDVADDDDDDDDDDEEPANTGANRRAPTTRSSQQKQSADFVWDEEESEALRQARKDAELTASADSVRAYLKQIGKVALLNAEEEVELAKRIEAGLYAAERMRRAIDAGEKVSPQMRRDLRWIVRDGERAKNHLLEANLRLVVSLAKRYTGRGMAFLDLIQEGNLGLIRAVEKFDYTKGYKFSTYATWWIRQAITRAMADQARTIRIPVHMVEVINKLGRIQRELLQDLGREPTPEELAKEMDITPEKVLEIQQYAREPISLDQTIGDEGDSQLGDFIEDSEAVVAVDAVSFTLLQDQLQSVLATLSEREAGVVRLRFGLTDGQPRTLDEIGQVYGVTRERIRQIESKTMSKLRHPSRSQVLRDYLD, from the coding sequence GTGCGCACCAGTGGCCCCGGAGCGACCACCGGGCGCAGCTTCGGACACCCGGAGCACGCGCAGTTACAATGGCGCAGTACCCCGAAACGGGATGGCCCCGAAGACTTGACAGCGGACGCCATCCGTCGAGGTATCGCACAACATCTCGTCCAGCAGCCGGAGCTCGACGTCTCCCGGCGCACCATAGAGCGCACGCAGCGAGAGGGCCTAGTGGCAGCCGCAGACTCCGCAACCCGCATCGACCCGACCGTCGACGAGGCGGCAGGTCCCGCACCTGCTCGCCGATCCGGCAAGCGGTCGAGCGCATCCGCCAAGACCGGCACCACCCGGTCCCGCTCGGGTGCCACGAAGGGTGGGGCCGCCAAGCCGGCGGCCAAGTCCACGAAGAAGGCCGACCCGGCCGCAGAGGGCGAGCCCACCGACCTCGACGGCGAGGTCGAGCTGGCCGACGCCGAGGTCGGTGAGCTGGAGGACGTCGAGGTCGAGCTCGAGGCCGACCTCGCGGACGACGTCGCCGAGGACGTGGCGGACGACGATGACGACGACGATGACGACGACGAGGAGCCGGCCAACACCGGCGCCAACCGTCGCGCCCCCACCACCCGCAGCTCGCAGCAGAAGCAGTCGGCCGACTTCGTCTGGGACGAGGAAGAGTCCGAGGCGCTGCGGCAGGCCCGCAAGGACGCCGAGCTCACCGCTTCCGCCGACTCGGTCCGCGCCTACCTGAAGCAGATCGGCAAGGTCGCGCTGCTCAACGCGGAGGAGGAGGTCGAGCTCGCCAAACGCATCGAGGCCGGCCTCTACGCCGCGGAGCGGATGCGCCGCGCGATCGACGCGGGCGAGAAGGTGTCGCCGCAGATGCGCCGCGACCTGCGCTGGATCGTCCGCGATGGCGAGCGCGCCAAGAACCACCTGCTGGAGGCGAACCTCCGCCTCGTCGTGTCGCTGGCCAAGCGCTACACCGGCCGCGGCATGGCGTTCCTGGACCTGATCCAGGAGGGCAACCTCGGCCTGATCCGCGCGGTCGAGAAGTTCGACTACACCAAGGGCTACAAGTTCTCCACGTACGCCACCTGGTGGATCCGGCAGGCCATCACCCGCGCGATGGCCGACCAGGCCCGCACCATCCGCATCCCGGTGCACATGGTCGAGGTCATCAACAAGCTCGGCCGCATCCAGCGCGAGCTGCTCCAGGACCTGGGCCGCGAGCCCACGCCGGAGGAGCTGGCCAAGGAGATGGACATCACCCCGGAGAAGGTGCTGGAGATCCAGCAGTACGCCCGGGAGCCCATCTCGCTGGACCAGACCATCGGCGACGAGGGCGACTCGCAGCTCGGCGACTTCATCGAGGACTCCGAGGCGGTCGTCGCGGTCGACGCCGTCAGCTTCACGCTGCTGCAGGACCAGCTCCAGTCGGTGCTCGCCACGCTGTCCGAGCGCGAGGCGGGCGTCGTCCGGCTGCGGTTCGGCCTCACCGACGGCCAGCCGCGCACCCTCGACGAGATCGGCCAGGTCTACGGGGTCACGCGCGAGCGGATCCGGCAGATCGAGTCCAAGACCATGTCGAAGCTGCGCCACCCGTCGCGGTCGCAGGTGCTGCGCGACTACCTGGACTGA
- a CDS encoding YciI family protein has translation MTRFMILTKHDRSLDVPHASEWDPADVAAHFECLRALNAELAANGELVEMNALTGPELAKVVTADGAGAPVVTDGPFPEAKELLAGYQLIDVESEERALEIAAAVSAAPGPGGKPMGQHIEVRQVMFTFSADA, from the coding sequence ATGACCCGCTTCATGATCCTGACCAAGCACGACCGCTCGCTCGACGTGCCGCACGCGAGTGAGTGGGACCCCGCCGACGTGGCGGCCCACTTCGAGTGCCTGCGCGCCCTCAACGCCGAGCTGGCCGCGAACGGCGAGCTGGTGGAGATGAACGCGCTGACCGGGCCCGAGCTGGCGAAGGTCGTCACAGCCGACGGCGCGGGCGCGCCTGTCGTCACCGACGGTCCGTTCCCCGAGGCCAAGGAGCTGCTGGCCGGCTACCAGCTGATCGACGTCGAGTCGGAGGAGCGCGCGCTGGAGATCGCGGCGGCGGTCTCGGCCGCCCCGGGGCCCGGCGGGAAGCCGATGGGCCAGCACATCGAGGTCCGGCAGGTGATGTTCACGTTCTCGGCGGACGCGTGA
- the cei gene encoding envelope integrity protein Cei, protein MTAARTRPYQRRRRGPVLVVVSVLAVLAITTWTVVLVNAGGASSATSCPVPNPPAGEVLSTGALDQVTPAPPAAVEVQVFNAGGQRGQASLVAAQLGDLGFSVKGTGNDPLFPNENMECYGQLRFGAAGEAAASTLTLVMPCAELVRDGRPDAGVDISVGTGFGDFNPGRAARDALDQLTEPGGGTDGAANADPNAAEAAPAPTTVDPELVEEARDANC, encoded by the coding sequence ATGACCGCTGCCCGTACCCGCCCCTACCAGCGCCGCAGGCGAGGCCCGGTGCTCGTCGTGGTCAGCGTGCTGGCCGTGCTGGCGATCACCACGTGGACCGTCGTGCTCGTCAACGCCGGCGGCGCGTCGAGCGCGACGTCGTGCCCGGTACCCAACCCGCCCGCGGGCGAGGTGCTGTCCACCGGCGCCCTCGACCAGGTGACGCCGGCCCCGCCGGCTGCGGTCGAGGTGCAGGTGTTCAACGCGGGCGGGCAGCGCGGGCAGGCAAGCCTCGTGGCCGCACAGCTCGGCGACCTCGGGTTCTCGGTCAAGGGGACGGGCAACGACCCGCTGTTCCCGAACGAGAACATGGAGTGCTACGGCCAGCTGCGCTTCGGCGCGGCCGGTGAGGCCGCCGCCAGCACGCTCACGCTCGTGATGCCGTGCGCCGAGCTGGTGCGGGACGGCCGACCGGACGCAGGGGTGGACATCTCGGTGGGCACCGGCTTCGGCGACTTCAACCCCGGCCGGGCGGCGCGCGACGCGCTCGACCAGCTCACCGAGCCCGGCGGCGGCACGGACGGAGCGGCGAACGCGGACCCGAACGCCGCCGAGGCCGCCCCCGCCCCGACGACCGTGGACCCGGAGCTCGTCGAGGAAGCGCGCGACGCCAACTGCTGA